From the Pomacea canaliculata isolate SZHN2017 linkage group LG4, ASM307304v1, whole genome shotgun sequence genome, one window contains:
- the LOC112562721 gene encoding peroxisomal acyl-coenzyme A oxidase 1-like: MAQAVNADLQRERQNATFDVDQLTYFLHGGIEKTRRKRYLQNLAIQGIAKLQHRKLAQLSREEQYELLLRKFAYVSELEKQLGLSDPTDLYHLNEAVMTHEPSGFTLHSAAFVSTVEKLASDAQKEKWLPLMKSFRVVGTYAQTEIGHGSFLRGLETTATYDSKTEEFVIQSPAVSSIKYWPGGLGKTCNSCVVMAQLISNGQNLGNHFFLVQIRDFNTHEPLPGITVGDIGNKFGFESNDNGFLKFDHFRIPRTNMLMRYSQILPDGTYISPANDRLLYAGMTSLRAMIVGSNERSLCMAVTIAVRYSAVRRQSEIEPGSGEVQVLDFQTQQFCLFPQMANAYAIKFASKAIMAYYHNVAVHINKGNLEELPILHALSAALKAYSGWICTEGAKACQFACGGHGYSEASGLPKIFKSVEPSCTYEGENTVLMLQTARFLVKSCSRIAKGQSLPGVLAFLQMSSGGRSSLDNSWSTADLILAYKHRARRLVYDVAQKLQTSIQQGRQSGDAWNANSVELVKASVAFAQLYIVETFADVIEPLNGRLKHVMETLWQLYAIHGISSCLGDFLQDGFFSSHQVSLLQSRLLTLLAELRPNAVALVDAFDYPDAVLDSALGRWDGNVYEALYDYALQSKLNEKQVLDAYHKYQRPFMESQWKQNSLPVVQSHL; this comes from the exons ATGGCGCAAGCGGTCAACGCAGACTTGCAGAGGGAAAGACAAAATGCAACCTTTGACGTTGATCAGCTAACATACTTCCTGCATGGCGGCATTGAAAAGACTAGAAGAAAGCGATACCTTC AAAATCTTGCCATACAAGGTATTGCAAAGTTGCAACATCGAAAGTTGGCACAGCTGTCAAGGGAAGAACAATATGAGTTGCTTCTGCGAAAATTTGCTTACGTTTCAGAACTGGAAAAACAGTTGGGGCTTTCAGATCCTACAGATCTATATCACTTAAACGA GGCTGTCATGACACATGAGCCATCAGGCTTTACGCTTCATTCTGCAGCATTTGTTAGCACTGTGGAGAAGTTGGCTTCTGATGCTCAAAAGGAAAAATGGCTACCATTGATGAAAAGTTTTCGAGTGGTTGGTACCTATGCTCAAACAGAGATTGGACATG GTTCATTCCTGCGAGGTCtggaaacaacagcaacctaTGACTCTAAGACAGAGGAGTTTGTTATCCAATCACCAGCTGTGTCCTCTATCAAGTACTGGCCAGGAGGAT TGGGAAAAACTTGCAACAGCTGTGTAGTCATGGCCCAGCTCATTTCCAATGGACAGAACCTTGGCAACCACTTTTTTCTGGTGCAAATCCGTGACTTCAACACTCATGAACCTTTACCAG GAATTACTGTGGGCGATATTGGAAACAAGTTTGGATTTGAGAGTAATGACAATGGCTTCCTGAAGTTTGATCATTTTCGCATCCCTCGAACCAATATGCTAATGCGCTACTCTCAG ATTCTACCAGATGGCACATATATCTCACCAGCAAATGATCGTCTCCTCTATGCTGGAATGACATCATTACGCGCTATGATTGTTGGAAGCAATGAACGCTCTTTGTGTATGGCTGTCACAATTGCTGTGCGATATAGCGCAGTACGAAGACAGTCAGAAATTGAGCCTGG CTCTGGAGAAGTGCAAGTGTTGGACTTTCAGACacagcagttttgtttgtttccgcAAATGGCAAATGCCTATGCCATTAAGTTTGCAAGCAAAGCCATTATGGCCTACTATCACAATGTGGCTGTTCATATCAACAAAGGAAATTTAGAAGAGTTGCCCATT cTCCATGCACTATCTGCAGCCCTAAAGGCATACTCCGGATGGATATGCACAGAAGGAGCCAAGGCATGTCAGTTTGCATGTGGTGGTCATGGTTATAGTGAGGCAAGTGGTCTGCCAAAGATCTTCAAGTCTGTGGAACCATCTTGTACTTATGAAGGGGAGAACACTGTCCTCATGCTTCAGACAGCGAG GTTCCTTGTGAAAAGCTGCAGCAGAATAGCTAAGGGTCAGTCACTCCCAGGTGTGTTAGCATTTCTGCAAATGTCTTCTGGAGGTAGGAGTTCACTAGACAACAGCTGGAGCACAGCTGACCTTATTCTAGCCTACAAACACCGTGCAAGAAG ACTTGTGTATGATGTAGCACAAAAACTGCAAACATCAATCCAGCAGGGAAGACAGTCTGGAGATGCATGGAATGCTAACTCTGTAGAACTGGTCAAAGCATCAGTG GCCTTTGCCCAACTCTACATTGTGGAAACATTTGCTGATGTCATTGAACCTTTGAATGGGAGACTTAAACATGTCATGGAAACTCTATGGCAGTTATATGCCATTCATGGAATAAGCAGTTGTCTTGGAGATTTTCTGCAG GATGGATTCTTCAGTAGTCATCAGGTATCACTTCTGCAGTCCCGGTTGTTGACACTGCTGGCAGAGTTACGTCCAAATGCTGTGGCCCTGGTAGATGCATTTGACTATCCAGATGCTGTGCTAGACAGTGCACTGGGACGCTGGGATGGAAACGTGTATGAGGCTTTGTATGACTATGCCTTGCAAAGCAAGCTTAATGAGAAACAG gTTTTGGATGCATACCACAAGTACCAGCGCCCTTTTATGGAGTCACAGTGGAAGCAAAACTCACTGCCAGTGGTTCAGTCTCACCTGTGA
- the LOC112562724 gene encoding uncharacterized protein LOC112562724: MPINCILFQQMALFHVVEFLEEAQAGLKGPVAVIPDSWLLPYTDPSGNRFCNWPPKSVKADANFIIKAKKPDSLWPLYRIRLHKSLSNYQAASQICERLKDMSEVESDDTNAPTQTKRPRITPIRFRSVFIFST, from the exons ATGCCTATAAACTGCATTTTGTTTCAGCAGATGGCCTTATTCCATGTTGTTGAGTTTTTGGAAGAAGCACAAGCAGGTTTAAAGGGGCCAGTAGCAGTAATTCCCGACAGCTGGCTGCTACCATATACAGATCCCAGTGGTAACAGGTTTTGCAACTGGCCACCAAAATCTGTTAAAGCAGATGCAAACTTCATTATTAAAGCTAAAAAGCCAGATTCCTTATGGCCATTGTATCGAATTcgcctgcacaagtcattaa GTAACTACCAAGCAGCTAGCCAAATCTGCGAGAGACTGAAAGacatgtcggaggtggagagtgatgacacaaatgctcccactcaaacAAAAAGGCCaaggataactccgattagatttcggtctgttttcattttctctactTAA